In the genome of Candidatus Moraniibacteriota bacterium, one region contains:
- a CDS encoding HlyD family efflux transporter periplasmic adaptor subunit: MTFFENLRKKILNGLYFVAVFVAVFAIATQALARRVNTYEATKKPLFFSIEKERIVLSNSVTGRVKSVAVVTGQHVRAGDLLVELSDESMEEQIRSLESFSEENLSAKTELALLRARLPDYKILAPRDGVIYQIHTAEGSYLTVNSPIITMFADSNVKIVGMVNQSQYAEIQTNKDMDVYSSRFEQIYKISFEGVGRVQSGENSDERYEVKFHFSDPNEGAAFIDGEGLEVVAKDTGSSEITRPSARVRDLWNKLILGN, from the coding sequence ATGACTTTTTTTGAGAATCTAAGGAAAAAAATTTTGAACGGACTGTATTTCGTTGCGGTATTTGTCGCAGTATTTGCCATAGCGACACAGGCGCTGGCTCGACGGGTGAACACCTACGAAGCAACAAAAAAACCACTTTTCTTCTCTATTGAAAAGGAGCGGATAGTCTTGTCCAATTCCGTGACGGGACGTGTAAAATCGGTTGCAGTGGTGACTGGACAGCATGTTCGCGCAGGCGATCTTCTTGTGGAACTTTCAGATGAGAGCATGGAAGAGCAGATCAGATCGCTCGAGTCTTTTTCCGAAGAAAATTTGTCGGCAAAGACGGAACTCGCTTTGCTTCGCGCGCGCCTTCCAGATTACAAGATACTTGCCCCTCGCGACGGCGTTATATATCAGATTCATACTGCTGAGGGGAGCTATCTTACCGTCAACTCCCCGATCATTACAATGTTTGCCGACAGCAATGTGAAAATCGTCGGAATGGTGAACCAGTCTCAATATGCGGAAATACAGACGAACAAAGATATGGATGTGTACAGTTCGCGCTTCGAACAGATTTACAAGATATCTTTTGAGGGAGTGGGAAGAGTGCAGTCTGGTGAGAATTCCGATGAGCGCTACGAAGTGAAATTCCACTTCAGCGATCCGAATGAGGGCGCCGCATTTATCGACGGAGAGGGTCTTGAGGTGGTGGCAAAGGATACAGGTAGCAGCGAGATCACCCGCCCATCGGCTCGCGTGAGGGATTTATGGAATAAGTTGATTCTGGGAAATTAA
- a CDS encoding glycosyltransferase: protein MDVRIKNIFRQQQSVFNERHISSAKVLNTTTIFLLVAPLVVILYGSFVFNPSNADNLPLYIVQVIADAIAIMALLGLWVTVLLDVVVEKHHRSHESTPNTFLTEKHPTMDVFVTTAGEPIDIIRKTVSAAVAMEYPHETFVLDDGRSSEVRSLASQLGAVYVSRPNRQYAKAGNVNNGLRYGRGEFFAIFDADQTPKRDFIAKLLPYMENDKLAMVQSPQYFANTDSFIALGTSQAQEVFYKYVCPAKNISNSAFCVGTNMIFRRSAIDEIGGIARNNSEDIWTSFLLHERGWQTIFVNEVLAIGQAPETIISYFKQQRRWAKGGLGMLFTDNPLRAKGLNMDQRIQYFISNMFFLVGIPMVAYISFPILYLLFGIKPLNTEDGLTWALHYIPYFALYYSLTWLLLGKLRLATLATAIASFYPYILALSSVLFETEQEWVATTAKKSHQDVLMKWIWPHVFFILLGIASLAVGWYRPANFWTTLFNTVWVILNSFFLYLFLTGERRSTEEVSSEQRKLLTLS from the coding sequence ATGGATGTTCGCATAAAAAATATCTTTCGACAGCAGCAAAGCGTCTTCAATGAACGCCATATTTCGTCGGCGAAGGTACTGAATACGACGACGATATTTTTGCTTGTGGCGCCACTTGTGGTGATTCTCTATGGATCATTCGTGTTTAATCCTTCGAATGCGGACAATCTTCCACTCTATATCGTGCAGGTGATTGCCGATGCGATCGCTATTATGGCGCTCCTGGGGCTTTGGGTGACAGTGCTGCTTGATGTAGTAGTCGAAAAACATCACCGAAGCCATGAATCCACACCGAATACATTTCTTACTGAAAAACATCCGACTATGGATGTATTCGTGACAACGGCTGGGGAGCCGATCGATATTATTCGTAAAACGGTTTCAGCGGCAGTTGCAATGGAGTATCCACATGAGACATTTGTGCTGGACGACGGGAGATCGTCTGAAGTTCGCAGTCTTGCGTCGCAACTTGGCGCGGTCTACGTATCTCGTCCGAACCGCCAATATGCCAAGGCGGGGAATGTGAATAACGGATTGCGATATGGGCGCGGAGAATTCTTTGCTATTTTCGATGCGGATCAAACGCCGAAGCGAGACTTTATTGCCAAGCTCTTGCCGTATATGGAGAATGACAAGCTCGCCATGGTTCAGTCGCCGCAATACTTTGCCAATACGGATTCTTTTATCGCATTGGGGACTTCTCAGGCGCAAGAAGTGTTCTACAAATATGTCTGTCCGGCGAAAAATATCTCGAATTCCGCATTTTGCGTGGGAACCAATATGATATTTCGCCGAAGCGCTATCGATGAGATAGGTGGTATAGCTCGGAATAATTCCGAGGATATCTGGACATCTTTTTTGCTTCATGAACGCGGTTGGCAAACTATCTTCGTGAATGAGGTGCTTGCTATCGGGCAGGCTCCGGAAACTATCATCTCCTATTTCAAACAACAGCGACGGTGGGCAAAGGGGGGGCTGGGGATGCTTTTTACGGACAATCCGCTTCGTGCGAAAGGTCTCAATATGGATCAGCGTATCCAATACTTCATTTCCAACATGTTCTTCCTGGTCGGCATTCCCATGGTCGCGTACATATCTTTTCCGATCCTGTATCTTCTCTTTGGAATAAAGCCGCTTAATACGGAGGACGGACTGACGTGGGCGCTTCACTATATCCCATACTTTGCCCTCTATTATTCGCTTACCTGGCTCTTGCTGGGAAAACTTCGTCTGGCGACTCTTGCAACGGCGATAGCGAGTTTTTATCCGTATATATTGGCGCTTTCATCGGTATTGTTTGAGACGGAGCAAGAATGGGTGGCGACCACGGCGAAGAAGTCTCATCAAGATGTACTTATGAAGTGGATTTGGCCGCACGTATTTTTCATCCTTCTTGGGATCGCCAGTCTGGCAGTTGGCTGGTATCGCCCGGCGAATTTTTGGACAACACTTTTTAATACGGTGTGGGTTATATTAAACTCATTCTTTCTCTATTTGTTTTTGACCGGCGAGCGTCGATCGACCGAGGAAGTGTCATCGGAACAAAGAAAACTTTTAACTCTTTCTTAA
- a CDS encoding glycosyltransferase: MIDKQEPSDLMLTIVLPTYNESANIQPILSAIHKAMKSSGVEYEVLFVDDSNDSTPEIIRSEMSHDGRVRIAHREKNDRTGLATAFVLGFDLAGGKYICCLDSDLQHPPETIPDLVKEALSHKETDVVVATRYALGGSAAGLGSLFTAYGIYRRLVSIFMKYLTQIVFVNARKTSDPLGGFFLFRKNIVYGVDFEPRGFKILVEILMRARYGEVREVPYRFLPRENDESKADLKQGWQFLRHMLHIARTVPEADRFLKFCLIGFNGVLINLGMLVVAVEIFSLSLPISYIIAAEVSVISNCLLNVFFTYGDTHLPDHHGSVRKVMNYYFISAVLMIFGVFAFDAIVNAGLQYILSALLVSILVVFANFFITTKIVWRRDIL; encoded by the coding sequence ATGATCGACAAGCAAGAACCGAGTGATCTGATGTTAACGATAGTACTTCCGACATACAATGAGTCTGCCAATATCCAACCAATACTTTCGGCTATTCACAAGGCCATGAAGAGTAGTGGCGTTGAGTACGAGGTGCTGTTTGTCGATGATAGCAATGACAGCACACCGGAGATTATTCGATCGGAGATGTCGCATGATGGCAGGGTGAGGATCGCTCATCGGGAGAAAAATGATCGCACTGGATTGGCAACAGCTTTTGTCCTTGGATTCGATTTGGCAGGAGGGAAATATATTTGCTGTTTGGACTCGGATTTGCAGCATCCTCCGGAAACAATTCCCGATCTTGTGAAGGAGGCTCTTTCACATAAAGAAACCGATGTTGTTGTTGCTACGCGGTATGCTCTTGGTGGAAGTGCGGCTGGACTAGGCAGTCTCTTTACCGCATATGGAATATACCGTCGATTAGTGTCGATTTTCATGAAATATCTGACTCAAATTGTCTTTGTCAATGCAAGAAAGACAAGTGATCCGCTGGGAGGATTTTTCCTTTTTCGAAAAAATATCGTGTATGGCGTCGACTTCGAACCGCGAGGTTTTAAAATATTGGTTGAGATTTTAATGCGTGCGCGATATGGAGAAGTTCGAGAGGTTCCATACCGATTCCTTCCAAGAGAAAACGATGAAAGTAAGGCTGATTTGAAACAAGGGTGGCAATTTTTGCGCCACATGCTGCATATAGCGAGGACTGTACCAGAGGCGGATCGATTTTTGAAATTCTGCCTTATAGGATTCAATGGGGTACTCATAAATCTTGGTATGCTTGTAGTGGCAGTCGAGATATTCTCCTTATCTTTGCCGATTTCCTATATTATCGCCGCTGAGGTATCTGTGATAAGCAACTGCCTTCTCAATGTATTTTTTACCTATGGAGATACGCATCTTCCGGATCACCATGGGAGTGTTCGAAAGGTTATGAATTACTACTTTATATCCGCGGTGCTTATGATTTTCGGAGTGTTCGCCTTTGATGCAATTGTGAATGCCGGATTGCAATATATATTATCCGCGCTTCTTGTGAGCATTTTGGTTGTCTTTGCCAATTTCTTCATCACAACAAAAATCGTTTGGCGGAGAGACATTCTGTAA